One part of the Streptomyces ferrugineus genome encodes these proteins:
- a CDS encoding TetR/AcrR family transcriptional regulator, protein MTPSAATPAYRRLSVEERRTQLLNAALTLFAHRTPEDVSLDDVAEAAGVSRPLVYRYFPGGKQQLYEAALRSAAEELRHCFDEPRDGPLLPRLARALDRYLTFVDEHDTGFSALLQGGSVVETSRTTAIVDGVRRAAAEHILSHLDVTDPGRHLRMTVRMWITAVEAASLIWLDEGKQPPRDDLRDWLVEQFEATLAVTAARDPQTAALAQRLTADE, encoded by the coding sequence ATGACGCCCTCGGCCGCCACCCCCGCCTACCGTCGCCTCAGCGTCGAGGAGCGCCGCACCCAGCTCCTCAACGCCGCCCTCACCCTCTTCGCCCACCGCACCCCCGAGGATGTGTCCCTGGACGACGTGGCGGAGGCGGCCGGCGTCTCCCGCCCCCTGGTGTACCGCTACTTCCCCGGCGGCAAGCAGCAGCTCTACGAGGCCGCCCTGCGCTCCGCCGCCGAGGAACTCCGGCACTGCTTCGACGAACCCCGCGACGGCCCCCTCCTCCCCCGCCTCGCCCGCGCCCTCGACCGCTACCTCACCTTCGTCGACGAGCACGACACCGGATTCAGCGCCCTGCTCCAGGGCGGCAGCGTCGTGGAGACCTCCCGCACCACGGCCATAGTGGACGGAGTGCGCCGCGCCGCGGCCGAGCACATCCTCAGCCACCTGGACGTCACCGACCCCGGCCGCCACCTCCGTATGACCGTCCGGATGTGGATCACGGCGGTCGAGGCGGCCTCCCTGATCTGGCTGGACGAGGGCAAGCAGCCTCCGAGGGACGACCTACGGGACTGGCTGGTCGAACAGTTCGAGGCCACGCTCGCCGTCACGGCGGCCCGAGACCCCCAGACGGCCGCCCTGGCCCAGCGGCTCACGGCCGACGAGTGA
- a CDS encoding C40 family peptidase, with protein sequence MSGRLLRLACTAAAATLLAPAPATAAPTAPAVPVPLKPQSRSTAELLTDLQRLYRQAEQATETYNATEEKLKKQRTEVTRLDTALTRARLSLHDSRGAAGRLARQQYQNSTDISPYVRLLLAQDPQHALDQGHVIGRLARERAATVGRLTGTERKAAELARKARKALDTQLALAERQKKNRDAVHQRLKGVEELLASLTAEQLTALAELEKKDTAKAQRAFLASGALAHDDHKPSRESARAIRYAKRQLGKPYKWGAEGPKSYDCSGLTSKAWAHAGTRIPRTSQEQWAKLKRVPLTELRPGDLVVYFPDATHVALYLGKGKVVQAPRTGEKIKISPIASNPVLGAVRPEVRPRKPQRDTPRSSRAHKRSSRSQQDR encoded by the coding sequence ATGTCAGGAAGGCTTCTGCGTCTGGCGTGTACGGCGGCAGCCGCCACACTCCTCGCGCCCGCCCCCGCGACGGCGGCCCCCACGGCGCCCGCGGTCCCCGTTCCCCTCAAACCCCAAAGCCGGTCCACGGCAGAGCTGCTGACAGACCTTCAGCGCCTGTACCGACAGGCCGAACAGGCCACGGAGACCTACAACGCCACCGAGGAGAAGCTGAAGAAGCAGCGCACCGAGGTGACCCGCCTGGACACCGCCCTGACCCGCGCCCGGCTCTCCCTGCACGACAGCCGCGGTGCCGCCGGCCGCCTGGCCCGCCAGCAGTACCAGAACTCCACCGACATCTCGCCGTACGTACGCCTGCTCCTGGCCCAGGACCCCCAGCACGCCCTCGACCAGGGCCATGTCATCGGCCGACTGGCACGCGAGCGCGCGGCGACGGTCGGCCGTCTGACCGGCACCGAACGCAAGGCCGCCGAGCTGGCCCGCAAGGCCCGCAAGGCCCTGGACACCCAACTCGCCCTCGCGGAACGCCAGAAGAAGAACCGGGACGCCGTACACCAGCGCCTCAAGGGGGTGGAGGAACTCCTCGCCTCCCTGACCGCCGAACAGCTCACCGCGCTGGCCGAACTGGAGAAGAAGGACACCGCGAAGGCCCAGCGGGCGTTCCTGGCCTCGGGCGCCCTCGCACACGACGACCACAAGCCGTCCCGCGAGAGCGCCCGGGCGATCCGCTACGCCAAGAGACAGCTCGGGAAGCCGTACAAGTGGGGTGCGGAGGGCCCGAAGTCCTACGACTGCTCAGGGCTGACGTCCAAGGCCTGGGCCCACGCGGGCACCCGCATCCCCCGTACCAGCCAGGAGCAGTGGGCGAAGCTCAAGCGCGTTCCGCTCACCGAACTGCGCCCCGGCGACCTGGTCGTCTACTTCCCGGACGCCACCCACGTGGCCCTGTACCTGGGCAAGGGCAAGGTGGTCCAGGCCCCGCGGACCGGAGAGAAGATCAAGATCTCCCCGATCGCGTCGAACCCGGTCCTGGGGGCCGTACGCCCGGAGGTCAGGCCCCGGAAACCTCAGCGAGATACGCCGCGGTCTTCTCGGGCTCATAAAAGAAGTTCTCGAAGTCAGCAGGATCGTTGA
- a CDS encoding styrene monooxygenase/indole monooxygenase family protein — MRKILVVGAGQSGLQLALGLQSNGYEVTLMSNRTADEIRTGRVMSTQCMFHTALQHERDLQLNFWESQAPKIEGLGVSVAGPGSWGEGPAARAIDWLGHLDGFAQSVDQRVKMAGWMETFAQRGGQLVIHGAAVGDLDYFSRTYDLVLVSAGKGELVQMFGRDPERSPYSEPQRALAVSYVHGMGPRPEHPDTEAVRCNLVPGVGELFVMPCLTTSGRADILFWEGIPGGPLDVFDGVKDPAEHLSLTLGLMEKYTPWEYARAREVELTDAGGVLSGRYAPTVRNPVGRLPGGGLVLGVADVVVANDPITGQGSNSAAKCAAAYLASILEHGDKEFDEDWMRATFDRYWATAQHVTKWTNAMLAPPPEHILGLIGAAGQLPPVADRFANGFNDPADFENFFYEPEKTAAYLAEVSGA; from the coding sequence ATGCGGAAGATACTCGTCGTCGGAGCCGGCCAGTCCGGACTCCAGCTCGCCCTCGGACTCCAGTCGAACGGGTACGAGGTCACCCTGATGTCCAACCGGACGGCGGACGAGATCCGCACCGGCCGGGTCATGTCCACGCAGTGCATGTTCCACACCGCCCTGCAGCACGAGCGCGATCTCCAGCTGAACTTCTGGGAGTCCCAGGCCCCGAAGATCGAGGGGCTCGGCGTCTCGGTGGCGGGCCCCGGCTCCTGGGGCGAGGGCCCCGCGGCGCGCGCCATCGACTGGCTGGGCCACCTCGACGGGTTCGCGCAGTCCGTGGACCAGCGGGTGAAGATGGCCGGCTGGATGGAGACGTTCGCCCAGCGCGGCGGACAGCTCGTCATCCACGGCGCGGCGGTCGGCGACCTCGACTACTTCTCGCGTACCTACGACCTGGTGCTGGTGTCGGCGGGCAAGGGTGAGCTGGTCCAGATGTTCGGCCGGGACCCGGAGCGTTCCCCGTACAGCGAGCCGCAGCGGGCGCTGGCCGTGTCGTACGTCCACGGAATGGGCCCGCGTCCGGAGCACCCGGACACCGAGGCCGTCCGCTGCAATCTCGTCCCCGGCGTCGGCGAGCTGTTCGTCATGCCGTGTCTGACCACCTCCGGGCGCGCCGACATCCTGTTCTGGGAGGGCATACCCGGCGGCCCGCTCGACGTCTTCGACGGGGTGAAGGACCCGGCGGAGCACCTCTCGCTGACCCTGGGACTCATGGAGAAGTACACGCCGTGGGAGTACGCCCGGGCGAGGGAGGTCGAGCTCACCGACGCCGGCGGTGTGCTCAGCGGGCGGTACGCGCCGACGGTGCGCAACCCGGTGGGGCGGCTGCCCGGCGGCGGTCTCGTGCTGGGCGTGGCGGACGTCGTCGTGGCCAACGACCCCATCACCGGCCAGGGCTCCAACTCGGCCGCCAAGTGCGCGGCCGCCTACCTCGCCTCGATCCTGGAGCACGGGGACAAGGAGTTCGACGAGGACTGGATGCGGGCCACGTTCGACCGGTACTGGGCCACCGCGCAGCATGTCACCAAGTGGACCAACGCCATGCTGGCGCCGCCGCCGGAGCACATCCTGGGCCTGATCGGGGCGGCCGGTCAGCTGCCGCCCGTGGCCGATCGCTTCGCGAACGGCTTCAACGATCCTGCTGACTTCGAGAACTTCTTTTATGAGCCCGAGAAGACCGCGGCGTATCTCGCTGAGGTTTCCGGGGCCTGA
- a CDS encoding GTP-binding protein: MDSVVSEDTNEDLKSWQTDRTRAPIATKIVVAGGFGVGKTTLVTAVSEITPLQTEALMTEASEDTDDLTSTPGKLTTTVAMDFGRITLDDDLVLYLFGTPGQQRFWFMWDDIVRGAIGAVVLADTRRLKDSFPALDYFESCGLPYVVAVNHFDGSERFEPEDVREALTIPAHIPVMIMDARRRISVIETLLSLVGHALDVTPE, from the coding sequence GTGGACTCCGTCGTCTCTGAAGACACCAACGAGGACCTGAAGTCCTGGCAGACGGACCGCACCCGGGCGCCCATCGCCACGAAGATAGTGGTGGCGGGTGGCTTCGGGGTCGGCAAGACCACGCTGGTCACCGCCGTCTCGGAGATCACGCCCCTGCAGACCGAGGCGCTGATGACCGAGGCGAGCGAGGACACCGACGACCTCACCTCGACGCCCGGCAAGCTGACCACCACCGTGGCCATGGACTTCGGCCGCATCACGCTCGACGACGACCTGGTGCTCTATCTGTTCGGCACGCCGGGCCAGCAGCGGTTCTGGTTCATGTGGGACGACATCGTGCGGGGCGCGATCGGTGCGGTCGTCCTCGCGGACACCCGGCGGCTGAAGGACAGCTTTCCCGCGCTGGACTACTTCGAGAGCTGTGGGCTGCCCTACGTGGTCGCGGTCAACCACTTCGACGGCAGTGAGCGCTTCGAACCGGAGGACGTGCGAGAGGCGTTGACGATCCCCGCGCACATACCTGTAATGATCATGGATGCGCGGCGGCGGATCTCGGTGATCGAGACCCTGCTGTCCCTCGTCGGCCACGCACTGGACGTCACCCCCGAGTAG
- a CDS encoding DUF742 domain-containing protein, whose translation MSNAPKKPQNRPQLPVRGGDRRPARVRPYSLTGGRTRFGHVLLVETIVGSTAALAAPEERKELTNGSLTTRVMPEMRAIVELCRRMRTVAEIAALLKMPLGVVRVLLSDLADQGKIRVYGTGTGHGTGRPDRALLERVLSGLRRL comes from the coding sequence ATGAGCAACGCCCCGAAGAAACCGCAGAACAGGCCCCAGCTCCCCGTCCGCGGCGGCGACCGCAGGCCCGCCCGCGTACGCCCCTACTCGCTCACCGGCGGCCGTACCCGCTTCGGCCACGTCCTGCTCGTCGAGACGATCGTCGGCAGCACGGCAGCGCTGGCGGCCCCCGAGGAGCGCAAGGAACTGACGAATGGTTCCCTCACCACCCGGGTGATGCCGGAGATGCGGGCCATCGTCGAACTGTGCCGCCGTATGCGCACGGTGGCCGAGATCGCCGCGCTGCTGAAGATGCCGCTCGGTGTGGTCCGCGTGCTGCTCAGCGACCTCGCGGACCAGGGAAAGATCCGTGTGTACGGCACCGGCACCGGTCACGGCACCGGCCGTCCGGACCGCGCTCTGCTCGAAAGGGTGCTGAGTGGACTCCGTCGTCTCTGA
- a CDS encoding roadblock/LC7 domain-containing protein, with translation MTAPSTFGLSSEARNLHWLLTNLVEEVPGIQSVAVVSSDGLLLLSSDQARNEEAREPKGDRPTGPRGSSADLATVVSGIGSLTIGAARLMEFGGVKHTMVAMDEGSLFVMSISDGSLLGVHGSADCDMSVVAYHMALFVGRAGHVLTPELRSELRKSLEAASAGSTR, from the coding sequence TTGACCGCGCCCAGTACCTTCGGACTGAGCAGTGAAGCCCGCAACCTGCACTGGTTGCTGACGAATCTGGTCGAGGAGGTGCCGGGCATCCAGTCGGTCGCCGTCGTCTCCTCCGACGGCCTGCTCCTCCTCTCCTCCGATCAGGCACGCAACGAGGAAGCCCGCGAGCCGAAGGGCGACCGGCCCACCGGACCCCGCGGCTCCTCCGCCGACCTCGCCACCGTCGTCTCCGGCATCGGCAGCCTCACCATCGGCGCCGCCAGGCTGATGGAGTTCGGCGGCGTGAAGCACACGATGGTCGCGATGGACGAGGGCAGCCTGTTCGTGATGTCCATCAGCGACGGCTCGCTGCTCGGTGTGCACGGCTCCGCGGACTGCGACATGAGCGTCGTGGCGTACCATATGGCGCTCTTCGTCGGCCGCGCCGGCCACGTCCTCACCCCAGAGCTCCGCAGCGAGCTACGGAAGTCCCTCGAGGCCGCGTCGGCAGGGAGTACCCGATGA
- a CDS encoding nitrate- and nitrite sensing domain-containing protein: protein MQKMRPRRSGKKTASAGGAQPTPGTAPDTTPAGKGRPTHVRNRLIVAVAVVAAAIAGAGVPSVVAASGQLHDAQQLVTLAEQTENALTLAHSLADERDEVTSYVAAGRPRSKAPSEQRSTRVDRQVEELRADTDTPASLRDDLDGIAALRRAALTGKSTALQSHDAYSAAITELHRLAERLAEQLPPRAGAGAHALAELDTAVQQAAAARGLLLAALSVPTTTETVIDPITGIASTQETSSDADAKQRAALSAAAQQARVRSDAALADFRDTAPKSARTSYDSTVTGPEVDTAERYLTSLTDQATLSDRDLATDTERAEAALSARVDLMRGAESALYDRRTKALEQLRDDDVTALEIRIAILGALMLLAVGVATGMARSLTRPLAVLRLGSARLARAEDPAAEEPVRFTGRKDEFAQVVDSVNALHAHAVALHERITTLESDRKHLVGQRQKMADAREGLRTELAESAAQLERLRDSIGSTFVNLALRTLGLVERQLGVIEALEEREQDPERLATLFKLDHFATVMRRHSENLLVLAGTEHVQQHAGPVPLVDVVRAAVSEIERYERVRIAALPPHAQVAGFAADDLSHLLAELMENATSFSPPDLPVEVSGWLLENGEVMLSVQDEGIGMTGERLTRLNARLADFDPEASYDQEGDDGLGLGLYVVARLAHRHGIRVQLRDQKQGGIAAVAVLPKGLLAPAPTAAVPADAPHHAFSLPGADAEANSNVLRGRAKNADPLVELAEKAVEETGAEPEQEREHPAETTMELLLPTQPTTEAPTQPSTEASAQPSVGAPVQPRTEASAQPEVGAPVQPRTEVPAQPEVGAPVQPRTEVPAQPSVGAPAQPTTEAPAQPTETPTQPPVEIPAKPMAAIPAQSSDGPAAADGGDAPQGPPAPDDESRTGGAGGNSPAEGEAEAEHTRAPDEEQLTDKGLPKRTPKITAPAQAPRRQTTGVDAEALRRRLGGFRRGAEAGHRDVQAEIAEQTGQNQTPSTESEAATGGTVEEASS, encoded by the coding sequence GTGCAGAAGATGCGGCCACGTCGCTCAGGCAAGAAGACGGCCTCCGCAGGGGGCGCCCAGCCCACTCCCGGCACCGCCCCCGACACCACACCCGCGGGCAAGGGGCGCCCGACCCACGTACGCAACCGGCTGATCGTGGCCGTGGCGGTGGTCGCCGCCGCCATCGCGGGCGCCGGTGTCCCCTCGGTCGTCGCCGCCTCCGGGCAACTGCACGACGCGCAGCAGTTGGTGACCCTCGCCGAACAGACCGAGAACGCGCTCACCCTCGCCCACTCCCTGGCCGACGAGCGCGACGAGGTCACCTCCTACGTCGCCGCCGGCCGCCCCAGGTCCAAGGCGCCCAGCGAACAGCGCAGCACCCGCGTCGACCGACAGGTCGAGGAACTGCGCGCCGACACCGACACCCCCGCCTCGCTGCGCGACGACCTCGACGGCATCGCCGCCCTGCGCAGGGCGGCGCTCACCGGCAAGAGCACGGCGCTGCAGTCGCACGACGCCTACTCCGCCGCCATCACCGAACTGCACCGGCTCGCCGAGCGGCTGGCCGAGCAGCTGCCGCCCCGCGCGGGCGCCGGCGCCCACGCGCTGGCCGAGCTGGACACCGCCGTCCAGCAGGCCGCCGCCGCCCGCGGGCTGCTGCTCGCCGCGCTCAGCGTGCCGACCACCACCGAGACCGTCATCGACCCGATCACCGGCATCGCGTCGACCCAGGAGACCTCCTCGGACGCCGACGCCAAGCAGCGCGCCGCGCTCAGCGCCGCCGCCCAGCAGGCCCGGGTGCGCTCCGACGCCGCACTCGCCGACTTCCGCGACACCGCGCCCAAGTCCGCGCGGACCTCCTACGACTCCACGGTCACCGGCCCCGAGGTCGACACCGCCGAGCGGTACCTGACCTCCCTCACCGACCAGGCCACGCTCTCCGACCGGGACCTGGCCACCGACACCGAGCGCGCCGAGGCCGCCCTCTCCGCCCGCGTCGACCTGATGCGCGGCGCCGAGTCCGCCCTCTACGACCGCCGCACCAAGGCCCTGGAGCAGCTCCGCGACGACGACGTCACCGCGCTGGAGATCCGCATCGCGATCCTCGGCGCCCTGATGCTGCTCGCCGTCGGCGTCGCCACCGGCATGGCCCGCAGCCTCACCCGCCCCCTCGCCGTCCTCCGCCTCGGTTCCGCGCGGCTCGCCCGGGCCGAGGACCCGGCGGCCGAGGAGCCCGTCAGGTTCACCGGCCGCAAGGACGAGTTCGCCCAGGTCGTGGACTCCGTCAACGCCCTGCACGCCCACGCCGTCGCCCTCCACGAGCGCATCACCACCCTGGAGTCCGACCGCAAGCACCTGGTCGGGCAGCGCCAGAAGATGGCCGACGCCCGCGAGGGGCTGCGCACCGAACTCGCCGAGTCCGCCGCCCAGCTGGAGCGACTGCGCGACAGCATCGGCAGCACCTTCGTCAACCTCGCCCTGCGCACCCTGGGCCTGGTCGAGCGGCAGCTCGGTGTCATCGAGGCCCTGGAAGAGCGCGAACAGGACCCCGAGCGCCTCGCGACCCTCTTCAAGCTCGACCACTTCGCCACGGTCATGCGCCGCCACAGCGAGAACCTCCTCGTGCTGGCCGGCACCGAGCATGTCCAGCAGCACGCGGGACCGGTCCCGCTCGTCGACGTCGTCCGCGCGGCGGTCAGCGAGATCGAGCGGTACGAGCGCGTGCGCATCGCCGCGTTGCCGCCGCACGCGCAGGTGGCGGGCTTCGCGGCCGACGACCTCTCCCACCTCCTGGCCGAGCTGATGGAGAACGCGACGTCGTTCTCCCCGCCCGACCTGCCCGTCGAGGTCTCCGGCTGGCTGCTGGAGAACGGCGAGGTGATGCTCTCCGTGCAGGACGAGGGCATCGGGATGACCGGCGAGCGCCTGACCCGCCTCAACGCCCGCCTCGCCGACTTCGACCCCGAGGCCTCCTACGACCAGGAGGGCGACGACGGTCTGGGCCTCGGCCTCTACGTCGTCGCCCGTCTCGCCCACCGCCACGGCATCCGCGTCCAGCTCCGCGATCAGAAGCAGGGCGGCATCGCCGCGGTCGCGGTCCTGCCCAAGGGCCTGTTGGCACCGGCCCCCACCGCAGCGGTCCCCGCGGACGCCCCGCACCACGCCTTCTCCCTGCCCGGCGCCGACGCGGAGGCCAACTCCAACGTCCTGCGCGGCCGCGCGAAGAACGCCGACCCGCTGGTGGAGCTGGCGGAGAAGGCCGTGGAGGAGACCGGGGCCGAGCCGGAGCAGGAGCGCGAGCATCCCGCCGAGACGACCATGGAACTGCTACTCCCGACCCAGCCGACGACGGAGGCCCCGACGCAGCCGTCGACGGAAGCCTCGGCACAGCCGTCGGTGGGGGCCCCGGTGCAGCCGAGGACGGAGGCCTCGGCGCAGCCGGAGGTGGGGGCCCCGGTGCAGCCGAGGACGGAGGTCCCGGCGCAGCCGGAGGTGGGGGCCCCGGTGCAGCCGAGGACGGAGGTCCCGGCGCAGCCGTCGGTGGGAGCCCCGGCGCAGCCGACGACGGAGGCCCCGGCGCAACCGACGGAGACCCCGACGCAGCCGCCGGTGGAAATCCCGGCGAAGCCGATGGCCGCGATTCCGGCGCAGTCGAGCGACGGACCCGCGGCCGCCGACGGCGGGGACGCCCCACAGGGGCCACCCGCACCCGACGACGAAAGTCGCACGGGCGGTGCGGGTGGGAACAGTCCCGCCGAAGGCGAAGCCGAGGCGGAGCACACCCGTGCCCCGGACGAGGAGCAGCTCACCGACAAGGGCCTGCCCAAGCGCACCCCGAAGATCACCGCACCCGCCCAGGCCCCGCGCCGGCAGACCACCGGCGTGGACGCCGAAGCCCTCCGCAGAAGGCTCGGCGGCTTCCGTCGCGGCGCGGAGGCCGGCCACCGCGACGTACAGGCGGAGATCGCCGAGCAGACCGGCCAGAACCAGACACCGAGCACGGAATCCGAAGCAGCCACGGGGGGCACAGTCGAGGAGGCAAGCAGTTGA
- a CDS encoding protein phosphatase 2C domain-containing protein translates to MRTELVSEPGDPARPNEDFAGVGLPASGQGGALVVLDGVTPPRGETGCLHSVHWFTARLGGALTELTVSLPDVPLSEALARAISRTADAHRETCDLSHPRTPQATVVLARWSARSVEYLILSDSTLLAESPDGTVTPYLDDRLSRLPRASLATDAVIDAHVRNKEGGFFTAAADPSVAARAVTGVLPRAEVRTLTALTDGATRWVEKFREGDWADCFTFVRKEGARALVDRVRELELADARERTYLRRGKTHDDATVVHVEL, encoded by the coding sequence ATGCGAACAGAGCTTGTTTCGGAGCCCGGCGATCCGGCCCGCCCCAACGAGGACTTCGCCGGTGTCGGCCTTCCCGCCTCGGGACAGGGCGGCGCGCTGGTGGTCCTGGACGGAGTGACCCCACCGAGGGGCGAGACGGGCTGTCTGCATTCCGTCCACTGGTTCACCGCGCGACTCGGCGGAGCCCTGACCGAACTGACCGTTTCACTCCCCGATGTTCCCCTCTCCGAAGCCCTGGCCCGCGCCATCTCGCGTACCGCTGACGCACACCGGGAAACCTGTGACCTTTCTCACCCACGCACCCCACAGGCAACGGTGGTCCTGGCGCGCTGGTCGGCGCGGTCGGTGGAGTACCTGATCCTCTCGGACTCGACCCTGCTGGCGGAGTCGCCGGACGGCACGGTCACGCCCTACCTGGACGACCGGCTGTCCCGCCTCCCCCGCGCCTCCCTGGCCACGGACGCCGTGATCGACGCCCACGTCCGCAACAAGGAGGGCGGCTTCTTCACGGCGGCCGCGGATCCGTCGGTGGCGGCACGGGCGGTGACGGGGGTGCTGCCGCGCGCCGAGGTGCGGACGCTGACCGCTCTGACGGACGGGGCGACCCGGTGGGTGGAGAAGTTCCGGGAGGGCGACTGGGCCGACTGCTTCACCTTCGTACGCAAGGAGGGCGCGCGGGCGCTGGTGGACCGGGTACGGGAGCTGGAGCTGGCCGACGCGCGGGAGCGGACGTATCTGCGGCGCGGCAAGACGCACGACGATGCGACGGTCGTGCACGTGGAGCTGTGA